One genomic window of Elaeis guineensis isolate ETL-2024a chromosome 2, EG11, whole genome shotgun sequence includes the following:
- the LOC105047680 gene encoding single-stranded DNA-binding protein, mitochondrial: protein MASSSSSFASLSRRLLCRPLLPRPFLSSSRFFSTPLVGDEPDSDDFRPDADQSTQSSSSSPRATPQQRLQFEHPLENGLDPGVYKAILIGKVGQRPVQKQLKSGRVVVLFSLGTGGIRNNRRPLENEDPREYADRCAVQWHRVCVYPDRLGNLAVKHVLPGSILYLEGNLETKVFSDPITGLVRRIREIAIRRDGRLIFLGKGGDASQSEQAAVRSVGYY from the exons ATggcgtcttcttcctcctccttcgcCTCCCTCTCGCGGCGTCTCCTCTGTCGCCCTCTCCTCCCCCGCcccttcctctcctcctctcgcTTCTTCTCCACTCCCCTTGTCGGCGACGAGCCCGACTCCGACGATTTCCGTCCCGATGCCGACCAATCCACtcagtcttcctcctcctccccccgcGCAACCCCTCAGCAGCGCCTTCAATTCGAGCACCCCCTCGAGAACGGCCTCGACCCTGGGGTCTACAAG GCTATATTGATCGGCAAGGTCGGGCAGAGACCGGTCCAGAAGCAGCTGAAGAGCGGGCGAGTGGTGGTGCTGTTTTCCCTTGGGACGGGTGGGATTCGGAACAACCGGCGGCCGCTCGAAAACGAGGACCCGAGGGAGTATGCCGACCGTTGCGCCGTGCAGTGGCACCGGGTCTGCGTGTACCCGGACCGCCTCGGAAACCTCGCCGTCAAACACGTCTTGCCTGG atctattttatatttagaaggcAATCTGGAGACCAAAGTATTTAGTGATCCAATAACCGGACTCGTTAGGCGCATAAGAGAAATTGCTATCCGCCGAGACG GTCGTCTCATCTTTCTTGGTAAGGGTGGCGATGCCAGCCAATCAGAACAAGCTGCAGTGAGAAGTGTGGGCTACTACTAA